Proteins encoded in a region of the Vitis riparia cultivar Riparia Gloire de Montpellier isolate 1030 chromosome 7, EGFV_Vit.rip_1.0, whole genome shotgun sequence genome:
- the LOC117917858 gene encoding peroxidase 10-like, translated as MEIIPYRLYTVPLFCLLFLGHCVSGQIDYNFYDYSCPNLTGIVRNGVASAVAKETRMAASLLRLHFHDCFVNGCDASILLDESSAFKGEKNALPNRNSARGFEVIDAIKADVERACPSTVSCADILTLAVREAIYLVGGPFWPVAMGRRDGLTANETAANEQLPSPIEPLENITAKFTSKGLTLKDVVVLSGAHTIGFAQCFTFKSRLFNFDNTGNPDPTLDASLLQSLQQICPNQADSNTNLAPLDSVTTNKFDNVYYRNLVNNSGLLQSDQALMGDNRTAPMVMLYNRLPFLFASAFKTSMVKMSYIGVLTGHDGEIRKNCRVVN; from the exons ATGGAAATCATCCCATACAGACTTTATACTGTTCCCCTGTTCTGCCTCTTGTTCCTGGGTCATTGTGTCTCGGGTCAGATTGATTACAATTTCTATGACTACTCTTGTCCTAACCTGACAGGGATTGTTCGAAATGGTGTTGCATCAGCTGTTGCGAAGGAGACTAGGATGGCTGCCTCGCTTTTGCGCTTACACTTCCATGATTGTTTTGTCAAT GGTTGTGATGCGTCCATATTACTGGATGAATCCAGTGCATTCAAGGGGGAGAAAAATGCATTACCTAATCGAAATTCGGCTAGAGGTTTTGAGGTCATTGATGCAATCAAGGCTGATGTGGAGAGAGCTTGCCCATCCACTGTTTCTTGTGCTGATATACTGACTCTTGCAGTTAGAGAGGCTATTTATCTT GTTGGAGGGCCTTTTTGGCCTGTAGCCATGGGTCGTCGAGATGGCCTAACAGCCAATGAGACTGCGGCCAATGAGCAGCTCCCATCTCCTATCGAGCCCTTAGAAAATATCACTGCAAAATTTACTTCCAAGGGTCTTACATTGAAGGATGTGGTTGTGCTCTCAG GCGCACACACTATTGGCTTTGCTCAATGCTTCACATTCAAATCAAGGCTGTTCAACTTCGATAACACTGGTAATCCTGATCCAACACTAGATGCATCACTCCTGCAGAGCTTGCAGCAAATTTGCCCAAATCAAGCTGATTCCAACACCAACTTGGCTCCTTTAGATTCAGTTACTACCAACAAGTTTGATAATGTCTACTATAGGAACCTTGTGAACAACTCTGGACTTCTTCAGTCAGACCAAGCTCTTATGGGGGACAACAGAACTGCTCCCATGGTTATGTTGTACAACAGGCTTCCCTTTCTTTTTGCCTCGGCTTTCAAAACATCAATGGTGAAGATGAGCTACATTGGTGTACTTACTGGACATGATGGAGAGATAAGGAAAAACTGTAGAGTGGTGAACTAG